ggggggggggggttctgtaacATATATGGGGAACAAAATCTGGGTTTCCTATGTCTGTTGAACTATATTTGAGCCTAAATACGTGACAGCATTCGATTTAAGTTAAGAACTAACGGTATTTGGAGGGGAACAATTATAAGTATTAATTGAATGATTTTGAAGTAGGTTTATGCTCATAATTAACATGTGTATTAACTGAATTGACATGGGctaattttcttgttatttttggCTTTGGTGTTTATAttgatttaaagtaaatacacagataTTAATGATCACAAATTAGATCAAtttattaatcttttatttttattatttattacaggATACGACTAGAAGTGCAAGATTATCCATTCCTACTGCTTATTCACACAATTCATTTCAGCTGGTAAGATGCTGCTATTCAGTAGGCCTCTcttcagtttaaagtgatttattaaataaacacaataattGGAATCCACATTTTACAAAGTATTGTTCTCCGTCTAAATTCCCTTCCAGTATCATGTTAAGTGTGTGTGGTTTGGTTAGCAATAGACTGCATAGCTCTGTGTCAGCACTTAGAATAAAATGTTCAGGTAATGATACATAATGAATATATAGCattaaattattataaatgtaaataatttgAGTTTTAAAGATGAAAAACATGAAGAGAATAGAAAGACACAAAatcacacaggagcagatatatattttttatttatttaaaaatcagaataattatatattaccCTTACAATCATTACATATTTCACAGATAGTTTAACATTTCAGGGTAAATGAGCTCATACAAGTAGACTTGCACACACTTGctttaaataaatgtatgcttgTCTACACACttgtatttacatttattgatCTTTTTTCCCTAGATCAAGAGGAATAACTTCTAAACAAGTGCCATTGTGGCGAGGATGGGGAGCAAGACGCTTCCTGCCCCGGTGCCAATCCACCCATCTCTGCAACTTACAAACTACTCCTTCCTGCAAGCTTTCAATGGTCTCCCTGTACCTGCAGACCACATACCCAACCTTTACGGGTTCAGTGCCCTTCATGCTGTGCACCTCCACCAATGGACTCTTGGATACCCGACTCTCCATCTGCCCAGATCTTCATTCTCCAAAGTACCAGGAGCTTCTAGTTTAATGGACAGCAGGTTCCATCTTCCAACTTTCCCCCTATTCCCTCATATTATACATCCCAAGCAAGACTCATCGAACTTATCCCTTAAAAGCAAACCCAGATTTGACTTTGCCAATCTGGCAGTGGCAGCTACCCAGGAGGATCACTGTAAACTGGGTCAAGTGGAGTTGCAGGGCTCCCCAGCAGCTATGAACGCTCTCCTGGATGTGACAAAACTGACTCCTGAAAAGAAACCCACCAGGGGCAGATTACCCTCAAAAACCAAAAAGGAATTTGTGTGCAAATTCTGCGGGAGGCATTTCACCAAGTCTTACAACCTTTTGATCCACGAGAGAACCCACACAGACGAGAGACCATATACTTGTGATATCTGCCACAAAGCATTCAGAAGACAAGACCATCTGAGAGACCACAGGTAACAAGAAATCATAAGCACTCAAGTCACATTAGATAATGGGTATTATGTAAATACTTTATCAAAATTCATTCATATAATTCATAGTATGTAACCATTGACTCCTTTGAAAACGTAATTTAATTAAGCAGAGCACTTGAAATCTTAAAGGGATGCAAAAcccaagtttcatgtccctttaataaatacaattTCCCATAATGCATATTATGTTATTTAGAGGgactttttttgtcatttttgaaGTTATTCCATCTAAGGAGAGTATTTGAAACAAACTTGAAAATTGTCCATATCCAtgaataaaatgtatgtatgtcgCCCTTATCAGCCAGATGACATTGACTTTCTACTTGAAATCAATTTTTCACACATCTGTATTTTGCTCCACTTTTATATgcataaaacatgtttttttttttttatgtaatgccaGTTTGGAAattctatttatttgttttgtgatatGTCAATTACAGTGGATCTTTACAAAAATGTGTATTGCAAACACTGTTCATTTTGGATTTATTTTGATGAAGTACATAAAGCATCCTAAAGCTTTCTGGATTGAATGGATTTCAAAATATTATCTTTCATGTGCCCCGTCTCTAAAATGTAGTTTTCATTAATAATGTATATTACATTTTAGCTggtttcataaataaaatataatatttgacCCAATAATATATGTGGTTTCTTCTCTTTTATACACTGTAAATGGAAACTGGTGACTGCATAGTGTATTGGGGTTATTCACTCATTTTATGTGTTCTCTCTTTTTAGGTATATTCATTCTAAAGAAAAACCATTCAAATGTCAAGAATGTGGGAAAGGATTTTGTCAGTCAAGAACTCTTGCTGTCCATAAAACACTTCACACACAAGTCAAAGAGCTCAaaccttcaaaaataaaataaacttaaatatatatatatgtatataactatttcAAGCTATTTAAATGAACGTTTTAAAACACAAGAAGATATTATTCAGTTTGAAGAGAATTTGAAATTCTAACTTTTGGATACGAAATGATGTGTTTTTGGAACAAGACTCAGTGGGACAAAGCTTGGTTGTTGGCAGCAATATATCTCAGCCAACAGGTGGCGCTCATGCAAAGAGTCTGTTGCATATTAAAGATGTAAAACTTTCCTTTAGTAAGTTGCAGCAGTGACTTTTCATATAAAGCAGATCTAACTGACAATGCACCCCAATGATTGGGGGAAATACAGAATTAATTATGGCGTCttctatcaaaatatttttttttcttctgggacCCTTTAAAGCAGTAGCACTGTCattcatttatttttcaaaaactCAGTGCATTAAACAACAATGCACTGACTAGAAAGAGTTAAAGGTATTAACCTTATTGTATACACTGCCATGGTTAAATGTCACCTTACTAAACCTATGTTAGCTATAAATTGAACTTACCTTGTGTTTTATCATCAAATATATGCTAAACAAATACAATTTAGTTGTGGGACAATATCGAAATTTAGAGGGAAAGCAAAAACAATTCAGATCTGAGTTTAGTGTATTTAAGATCCCATGGCTGTCGGTAAAAAATTGTGCATGCTGGTTGAACTGTTAAGATTTTGTCTGTATTTTCTGTATTTCTATGCAAAAATGCTGAATCATGCTTAATATTTTTAAGCAGCTgacattccaaatatatatatattgcaaaattgtatgatttttggcactttatgctgattaataaattacatttatcactggattttaaaataaaatctgtgttgaaataacctgttgtttttttttttatcaaacttgaattatatatatatatatatatatatatatatatattcactcagtGGATCTAAATTAAAAATGTGAGGTGTTATATTGTTACTGCATTGCTATGACAGACATACCAATTATGCACAAACAttttaattatgtgtgtgtgtatatatatatatatatatatatatatatatatatatatatatatataatgcccttTTAACATGTTTATTTGCTGCACTTTTGAAGTGcacaattgtttattttatttcaatgtCAATTTAAATAGGATAAATAGGCTGGCATACCTCACGTCTAGATATTATTGTAAAGAGTGTTGAGCCCCAAGTCTAGGAAGCAATCCTTGGTTATTAGCAGATAATACTGGGTGCCTAAAGTgtgaaaaacaaatcaaataagCCCTGATAAACTTTCCTCTTCAAGCAGCACTGCGGGAGGGGGGAGTGGTGGAAACACAGCCAGCTCTCTCCACTATAGGTattgttagtgttttatttttatcagttgAATTTCACTGAAGTAAATGTTGATTAGACAGCCTTTGATTTCAGCCAGCTGTCTTAGATCAGAAATGTTTATTCCATGTAAGTAAAAGCTTTGAAATTAGTAGCAAGAGGGCATTTTTTTAACACCAAATCATTTGATGTAGAGTGAATTGCGTTTTGCCTTCAACACTtccccctctatataaaaaaagagaggTTTAACACTTACACATACAACCATCATATGCTACACTGAAATGCTTATtgtactctaaaatatatatataagcagtctCCAAACAAGTTATTTTTAGTGTCATTTTTAAGTGTAATCTCATTGATTGCTCCTAAATTTTTAGTTcactttgtgtgtatgtatgtatgtatatatatatatataatgctaccaaggcttgtgtgtatatatatatatatatatatatatatatatatatatatatatatataatgctaccaaggcttgtgtgtatatatatatatatatatatatatatatatatatatatatatatatataatgctaccaaggcttgtgtgtgtgtgtgtatatatatatatatatatatatatatatatatatatatatatatatatatatatatatatatatatatatataaataatgctaCCAAGGCTTATCAAGGCATATAAATATATCAGTTCAATAGAAGACATACACATTGTAttgctatattttatttttattgtatagttCATGATATAATATTTGACAAACAACTAGCATAATGTTTCATGTTCGCTTTTCTTTCTGATTCAGTTGTTACCATATCTATACTCATTATTGTATTAAATGAATACAAATTGCACTCACATTTTTCTTCTACAGTATGATCTGGAAACAAAACAAGGACAGGACACTGTGTATCTATTCCCCCTCCCCGTCTAACAGAATGGTTTATTTGTCTATAAGaatatatgtaaataattaaaagaaaacaaatcagATTAATGTGTTTCTCTCAACTCCAAGGAGGTAGAAAATAAACAGTTTTGTTCCGGTTGTCTGGAAAGGAATCATCTTTATCTTGGTCATAAATAAAGAATTGGTTAGAGATACTGACTTGAGAGCAATTAATCAGAAAGGCACTGTTAACCCTTGTGTtgcctgctagtgccacagtgtagtGATAGTAGGTAAGGGTGGCGTCCTCTTGGCCAAAGGGGATAATTGGGATCACAATGCCTTATCCTCaaagtttattatttattaattcccTATTTGCTAAATACATAGTTCGAGACACCAAAGCTGTCAAGTTGCTGTTTGGTGAGTTATTGGGGGAAAACATTCCCTCCCCATTGCTGTGGGAGGATCCTAGTCAACCAAGtgctaatcaaatacaattatcagtTAATTGTCTGAGTAAAGCTAACTAGACAAAAATTAACAAAGAATTGACAGTAGATTGTGAATTCCCTAAAACATAACAGAATGGTTTTGTATTCTAACCCAAGACACTTCCAACAATACAACAATAATAAGATGCTATTGTTTTAGGAAGGTGTATATAACATTATTCCACTAGTAAGTTTTGTATATTAATACACACCATTTCTCATCctagaatatatgtgtgtgtgtgtatgtatatatatatatatatatatatatatatatatatatatatacatactctgtgtgggtgtgtgtgtatgtatatatatatatatatatatatatatatatatatatatatatatatatataaaattcatttaTGTACCTAATGTTTTGCACATATAAATACCATTTTAAAAGATAAAATATCCATGATGTTCTTATCTATGTGTAGTCCACTAATAATCCATATGAATGTGATTTATATTCTGTTAGCTTTGAGTAACTCTAGTTGCATTAATAAAATAGGAACAGGACTGTGCGAAATATAATAATACCAATAAAATAGTGTCAGTATTTCCTCTCAGATTTAGGAAATAACAATATTATTGAAAGTTTTATGGGTGAACTACAATTCCTCTTAAATTTCAATCACAAGAAAATATCCTAATTCACATTTCTAGCTTGTAAAACTTTATCTCCAATGGCAGCAAGTCCCCTCTAGCCCATAGGTGACCTGTAAACTTTGGGTATTTGTTTTTACAGCTCTTGTGAGATTACTGGTAGAAATTTATAGAGTGCATACCCTCTACACTCATTGTCCATAAAACGCTAATAAAAAGCTAATAATGAAATTGTTAATCCACAGACAATACACTGAACTGTAATGAGCAGTAAATATAAGTTACTATGGTATAAGGATCCTTTAGAAAATGTAATGGGGGAAAATATATCTACAATTGTTCATTTCCTGGAAATATTAACCTCTCTAGTATCTTTGTGTTTCCACATGAAGTTCAATATCTAAAAATAGTCAGATTTCCCATCTGTGTATCCTGGAGCAAAATGAAGATGCTCATTCATTATGTAACAGCCTGAATGTTAGGTTTTCTAATTTGTAAAATAGTCACAGTATATGGTCAGACTTGCCTACATGGCTAGGGACAATATcatgtaaaatgtatttcccctttaAGGTACATTCTAggcaaaaataatctttcatgatgcagatagggcatgcagttttaaacaactttccaatttacttttgtcatcaaatttgctttgttcttttggtattctttgtggaaagctaaatctaggtaggctcatttgctaatttctaaaactGCTGAaccgcctcttacctcagtgcattttgaccgttttttgacagttagacactgctagttcatgtttgtcatatagataacatgctcactcctgtggagttaattaagagtcagcactgaatggctaaaatgcatgcctgttaaagaactgaaataaggaggcagtatgcagcggcttagatacaaggtaatcacagaggtaaaacgtatattaatataactttattggttatgcaaaactggtgaatgggcaataaagggattatctatctttttaaacaataaaaaatagactgtccctttagagtaCAAATCTATTCAGGCAAGTAACTGATATGCGTTCACTTTATTCTAAGCAGCTTCAGGAACACCCTTTAAAGTGGGCTGGACTCACTGTGTTCCCAATGACTTCAATGTGTTCCCAATAACTTCTTATATCAGACATAGGAGCAGAACAGGGAGATCCAGGAGTATATGAAGCTCCCTGGTGTTCTCCTGCCTCAGCACTTTTGGCAGCTGCACTGGTCACCGAATGCAGTAGGTGACACCCTGTTTTTATAGTTTTTACAGTAGAAAACCATATCATCCACACACtttcagtatataaaaaaaattccagcACATAATAAAAGTACCAAGGGGGTTTTAACCCCTACCACTCCCTTGGTACTTTTTGTTTTCTTTGGGGGAGGGAGGACGCCATCctattttgtatgtttttactGCTGATGAAATAAAGTTTCTTTATTTTACTATTTGCTGTGATTGTTTATACCTATGGTGTGTATGAGGATTTCTTTTCAGCctctgaatattaaagggacagtctaccatagaattgttattgttttaaaagatagataatccctttattacccattccccagttttgcataaccaacacaattatattaatatactttttacctctgtgattaccttgtatctaggaaccttcttccagccccctgatcacatgactgtgactgtttattatctattgtcttaaatttagcattgtgttgtgctaaatcttaaataaccccctgtgcctgaacacagtgttatctatatgacccacgtgtactttctgtctctttgtgttgaaaagagatttacaaagcatgtgataagagacagccctcaaaggcttagaaattagcatatgagcctacctatgtttagtttaaactaagaataccaagagcaaaaagaaaatttgatgataaaagtaaattggaaagttgattaaaattagaagtcctatctgaataatgaaagtttaatttatactagactgtccctttaattgttctggAAATtgctcttttttatgtttttgaaaTAGCTTGTTTTGCTTTTTGTTCTCAAGAGAATATTCAAATGGGATGAGCCAGCACAAAGAACAGATCTCGTTATCTTATTTCTCTATAAAAAAAGGCCAATACTAATTGTTttatgggtggtggtttcagtAAGCAAAACCATCTATGTCAATTTCAAGAATAAATTTATGGAAACAAAAACCTTGATTTTGTTGGTcaattaaaaggtatcacaatgtACTTTTCAGACTGTAAGCACTCACAATAACACATAAGAGCATTTACATTTTGCTTTATTGTATAAACATGTGTATTCTACacctggggttaaacacatagttaatatCATcataggagcagaaatgcactactgggatctgaacacatttggtaaggttatgacaagtggcatatgtgtgcagccaccaataatcagCTAGGACATTGCTGttactgagtctacctaggtatgcttttcagcataggataccaagagaagtttAATATTAGAAGTCAATTGAGAAGTCTATTAAGCTTGCATATTCGGTTTGAACCATGaacatttaacttaaagggacagtctattccagaaattgtattgtttaaaaagatagatttattacccattacccagttttgcataattaatacactttttacctctgtgattactttgcatctaagcccctgcaagctgcccccttatttcagttcttttgacagatttgcattttagccaattagtgctgattcataagtaactacacaggagtgaaagtttaattttgactagactttccctttaaacgtTTATGTCTTTTTTAAGGTGGATGCGTGCAAAGACAATAGGCATGCACTGTctgttaacaaaattaaaataaacatagaaCTTTATAATTTACAAGAATTTTGTGTAATCTTGCAATATTTCATTAGCATACCAGTTATATGTGAATACTTTCTGAACACATTAACTCCATTGTTTGTGGCACTTTATTTTCAATAGACAAACTTACTTCCCATCACCTTTTACCTTATTGAGAGGAGCCAATCCAAATGTATTACTGGAGTAAACATGGCtaacaaaacttgcattgttttccaGTCTTATATCTCCTTAGCTGGGGATAACCAGGGacagatatgtaacagggttaggcttCTGATTGCTACAGTCTGAACTTCCAGTACCCCACAGTTTTTATAGTTAATGTACAGaaaaaaggcaacaaaataaatcatgaaaatacttggaaaagtttatttttactatgCACAATTCAACTCCTATAATACAATCTCAAATAATTTTTCATATCTTATTTCTCATttttttctatgcagaaatatttttcatatttatgatattgtttttttagagcTGAATTCTTGGACAGAATATTATCATTTAACTTCAGCTTATGCAGGGGAAAtaaatgagaaaataaataaaaattagtaaCTAAATATGTTTTTACCTGGTAGTTTACTGCTTACTCtaattgtattatttatgttttgcttttctgaattaaaaaaataatagctgAAAAATAATAGGTACTATTTACTCAACTCAGGgtcttatagaaaaaaaaatgcacactctttattcattagagcatgtcattttaaaacacgtGACCCTGTACCTCTATGTATTTAactcccacaaaggggttaaacacatagtagaagtactgcttgAGACTTGCATAGCACTGCTGTTCAGAGTAGAAATTGCCACTGACCTATTTAGCAACattagtcacacagctgggttgtgGGCAGAGCGCTATGGATCCTGAGCAAATTAGATTATGTCATATTTGGACTATAATGCTTCCTTACCTTTGGAGggtttaaaggggtatgaaacccaaaaatgttcttgaatctagccaccaatcagcaagtgctacccaggtgcttaaccaaaaataggccgtctcctaagcttacattcctgcttttcaaataaagataccaagagagcaaacaaaaaatgataatatgagttaattattgatctcgaaaaacaaactcttcctaaacactgacaaaactgtcacaatgatatttggaacgggacctaaattacaaaaattacaaaattaccatcttcgcatcaaaacaaaatccaattgcacgctgaccgcagtccactcttttaaatacttaggtatgttgttagaccccaatttatcttttggactccacatagaaaaacttgcctctaaactttatccaaaactaggtgccctgtacagaaacaaatcctgcctcagccctacagtaaaggaaaagattgtacagcaaatgctgatgccaatcgtggattatggggacacagtatatgcacctgctctgcAAACTcaacttaataaactaaatacattgtataactcgttctgccgctttgtgctacaatgtaactacaggacccaccattgtgacatgctacaagaactaaactggctgtcgctggaatccagacgcaccctccatctttcctgccttgtttttaagagcctttctgggaagctcccaccctacctgagcagaatgctctccccggctattcccacctcctataacctccgatccaataacagcacattatttagcttgcctcaatacaaaaagaaagcagctcgatcctccttttcctacagagcgc
This genomic stretch from Bombina bombina isolate aBomBom1 chromosome 4, aBomBom1.pri, whole genome shotgun sequence harbors:
- the OSR1 gene encoding protein odd-skipped-related 1, encoding MGSKTLPAPVPIHPSLQLTNYSFLQAFNGLPVPADHIPNLYGFSALHAVHLHQWTLGYPTLHLPRSSFSKVPGASSLMDSRFHLPTFPLFPHIIHPKQDSSNLSLKSKPRFDFANLAVAATQEDHCKLGQVELQGSPAAMNALLDVTKLTPEKKPTRGRLPSKTKKEFVCKFCGRHFTKSYNLLIHERTHTDERPYTCDICHKAFRRQDHLRDHRYIHSKEKPFKCQECGKGFCQSRTLAVHKTLHTQVKELKPSKIK